In Euphorbia lathyris chromosome 10, ddEupLath1.1, whole genome shotgun sequence, a single genomic region encodes these proteins:
- the LOC136208541 gene encoding tRNA-splicing endonuclease subunit Sen2-1-like isoform X3, with product MAPRWKGKSAEAKALEDPMSKIVSQLSSSLTQSNTRGLLTGCSVLIAVEPEQTELLTRACFGRPIINASKDKQWFQLGTEEAFYLQYYLKCLKIVDDDDCEKSSDELWKYMKSKTKTFPDLFKAYSHLRKKNWVVRPGSQYGVDFVAYRHHPSFVHSEYAVIVSSEEDSNGRLRVWSDFYCTIRLCGSVAKTLLVVNISKHGNGDPSPLCLDGYSVQEHIITRWSSEQSREDQTSSENRTKTSPTVSSPQ from the exons ATGGCCCCAAGATGGAAAGGAAAGAGCGCAGAAGCAAAAGCACTTGAAGATCCAATGTCGAAGATTGTTTCACAGCTTTCTTCTTCTCTAACTCAATCAAATACTCGTGGATTACTCACCGGATGCAGTGTACTGATCGCAGTAGAACCCGAGCAGACTGAACTTCTTACTCGTGCATGTTTCGGCCGGCCAATCATAAATGCTTCGAAAGATAAACAATGGTTTCAATTAGGTACGGAAGAAGCATTTTACTTACAATATTACTTAAAATGCCTGAAAAttgttgatgatgatgattgcgAGAAGAGTTCTGATGAGCTATGGAAGTATATGAAATCAAAGACGAAAACTTTCCCTGATTTATTCAAAGCTTATTCTCATCTCCGGAAGAAAAACTGGGTTGTGAGGCCAGGATCACAGTATGGTGTGGATTTCGTTGCTTATCGTCATCATCCGTCTTTTGTTCATTCTGAATATGCTGTTATTGTTTCATCAGAAGAAGATAGTAATGGGAGATTGAGAGTTTGGTCTGATTTTTATTGCACGATTCGACTTTGCGGAAGTGTTGCAAAAACTTTGTTAGTTGTTAATATCAGTAAACATGGAAATGGTGATCCTTCTCCATTGTGTTTGGATGGATACTCTGTTCAAGAGCATATAATCACTAGATGGAGTTCAGAACAAAGCCGTGAGGATCAAACCAGCTCTGAAAACAGAACCaa GACCTCCCCTACAGTATCTTCACCGCAGTAG
- the LOC136208540 gene encoding glutamate receptor 3.6-like, producing the protein MEGFWILVVSMMFCNGVYAKNITERPEFVNIGAVLAFNSTIGKVARIALQTAVDDVNSDPSVLSGTKLKFVMQDTKYSGFLGIIDALKFMSKDTVAIVGPQSSVTAHVVSLVAKDLHVPLLSYSATDPTLSSLQYPFFVRTTQNDLFQMAAIAEVVEYYGWREVIAIYADDDSGRNGIASLGDKLAENRCKISYKAPLSPTATRDEITDALVQVALTESRILVVHSLYPWATIVFDVAQYLGMMGPGYVWIATNWLSSLIDTSSPLPEDMTNNIQGVLTLRMYTPESELKRKFVSRWSNLTNGIADDDVHIGLNTYGLYAYDTIWLLARAIDAFFDEGGRISFSNDSRLAQLSGSGLNLNALSIFDGGKLLLKNIYEADMEGVTGRMKFSSDGNLIRPAYEIINVIGNGYRKIGYWSNYSGLSVEPPETFYSRPLNGSDSSQKLFGVIWPGQTTEKPRGWVFPNNGKHLKIGIPNRVSYREFIAQVSSDMFAGYCIDVFTAAVNFLPYSLPYKLIPFGDGKNNPNINELVRLITAGVFDAAIGDITITTNRTRAVDFTQPYVESGLVIVAPVKKKESDAWAFLRPFSRSMWGVTACSFVVIGVVIWILEHRLNDDFRGSPRRQCITIIWFSLSTMFFAHRENTVSTLGRLVLIIWLFVVLIINSSYTASLTSILTVQQLSSPIKDIENLKTSNGPIGYQQGSYTRDYLINELGFDESRLVPLLLPEEYAKALKSGPHKGGVVAIIDERAYMELFLSTRCEFSIIGPEFTKSGWGFAFPRDSPLALDMSTAILKLSENGDLQRIHDKWLMRSACSSASTTLEVDQLALRSFSGLFAICGLTCLIALLLYFGKMFRLFSRHNSSDQVSSSGPSLTSSRLQTFMSFIDEKEESKHRSKRRQLEMISRRGEEINSMETTNSRRTNLESTSDSGFDYGNQV; encoded by the exons ATGGAAGGATTTTGGATTCTGGTGGTTTCGATGATGTTTTGTAATGGAGTTTATGCTAAAAACATCACAGAAAGACCTGAATTCGTTAACATTGGAGCTGTTTTGGCATTCAATTCAACTATTGGAAAAGTAGCACGAATTGCTCTTCAAACAGCTGTGGATGATGTGAATTCTGATCCATCTGTTCTTAGTGGAACCAAGCTAAAATTCGTTATGCAAGACACTAAATACAGTGGATTTCTCGGCATTATAGACG CTTTAAAGTTCATGTCGAAAGATACCGTTGCTATAGTTGGTCCTCAATCCTCAGTTACAGCTCATGTAGTATCACTTGTTGCAAAAGATCTTCATGTCCCTTTATTATCATATTCTGCTACTGATCCAACTCTATCTTCACTTCAATACCCGTTTTTTGTAAGAACAACTCAGAATGATTTGTTTCAGATGGCTGCAATTGCTGAAGTTGTTGAGTATTATGGATGGAGAGAGGTGATTGCTATCTATGCAGATGATGATTCTGGAAGAAACGGGATTGCTTCCTTAGGCGATAAGCTTGCTGAGAATAGATGTAAAATTTCATATAAAGCACCTTTAAGTCCTACTGCTACTAGAGATGAGATTACTGATGCATTAGTTCAGGTTGCTTTAACCGAATCTCGGATTCTTGTTGTGCATTCTTTGTATCCTTGGGCTACAATTGTGTTTGATGTTGCTCAATATCTTGGCATGATGGGTCCTGGATATGTTTGGATAGCTACTAATTGGCTTTCGAGTCTTATAGATACGAGTTCTCCGCTTCCTGAAGATATGACCAATAACATTCAAGGAGTTCTTACGTTGCGAATGTACACGCCTGAGTCGGAACTCAAGAGAAAATTTGTGTCCAGGTGGAGCAACTTGACAAATGGAATAGCTGATGATGATGTCCATATTGGGTTGAATACTTATGGTTTGTATGCTTATGACACTATTTGGCTGCTTGCACGAGCAATAGATGCGTTTTTCGATGAAGGGGGGAGGATTTCGTTTTCTAATGATTCAAGACTAGCTCAACTAAGTGGCAGTGGCTTGAATCTTAATGCATTAAGCATCTTTGATGGAGGAAAATTGTTGCTTAAGAACATTTATGAGGCTGATATGGAAGGTGTGACAGGTCGGATGAAGTTTAGTTCTGATGGTAATCTCATTCGTCCGGCTTATGAAATCATCAATGTGATTGGTAACGGGTATAGAAAGATCGGTTATTGGTCTAATTATTCAGGTTTATCAGTTGAGCCTCCGGAGACATTTTATTCAAGGCCTCTGAATGGTTCTGATTCGAGTCAGAAGCTGTTCGGTGTGATCTGGCCAGGACAAACAACAGAGAAACCTCGCGGATGGGTGTTCCCAAACAATggaaaacatttaaaaattgGAATTCCTAATCGTGTTAGTTATCGCGAATTTATCGCGCAAGTAAGCTCTGATATGTTTGCTGGATACTGCATTGATGTTTTTACTGCTGCTGTTAACTTTCTGCCATATTCTCTTCCATATAAATTGATTCCGTTCGGAGATGGAAAAAACAATCCAAACATTAATGAGCTAGTCCGGTTGATCACAGCTGGT GTTTTTGATGCAGCAATTGGTGATATTACGATTACTACAAACCGAACAAGGGCAGTAGACTTTACGCAGCCATATGTCGAGTCTGGTCTAGTCATAGTAGCACCGGTTAAGAAGAAGGAATCTGATGCATGGGCTTTCCTGAGGCCGTTTAGCCGAAGCATGTGGGGAGTTACTGCTTGCTCTTTTGTAGTAATTGGTGTAGTTATTTGGATTCTGGAACACAGATTGAATGATGATTTCAGAGGTTCACCTCGACGACAATGCATCACTATTATATG GTTTAGCTTATCAACCATGTTCTTCGCGCATA GGGAAAATACTGTGAGCACGCTCGGTCGGCTTGTCCTAATCATATGGCTATTTGTAGTGCTTATAATTAACTCAAGTTACACTGCAAGCTTGACCTCAATACTCACAGTGCAGCAGCTTTCGTCTCCGATTAAAGACATCGAAAACTTGAAAACAAGCAACGGTCCTATCGGCTACCAGCAAGGTTCATACACCAGGGATTATCTGATTAATGAACTTGGCTTCGACGAGTCTAGACTCGTGCCACTTCTCTTACCAGAAGAGTATGCTAAAGCCTTGAAATCCGGTCCTCATAAAGGCGGTGTTGTTGCTATCATCGATGAACGAGCGTATATGGAGCTCTTCCTCTCGACGAGATGTGAATTCAGCATCATAGGCCCAGAGTTCACCAAGAGTGGATGGGGTTTT GCATTTCCTCGGGACTCGCCTTTAGCACTCGACATGTCGACTGCGATTCTAAAACTATCCGAAAACGGGGATCTGCAGAGGATTCATGACAAATGGCTAATGAGAAGTGCTTGTAGCTCAGCAAGCACAACGTTAGAAGTAGATCAGCTCGCATTGAGGAGCTTTTCGGGCCTTTTCGCGATATGCGGGTTAACTTGCCTGATTGCTCTCTTGTTATATTTTGGGAAGATGTTTAGGCTATTCAGTAGGCATAACTCTTCTGATCAAGTATCATCTTCCGGTCCCAGCTTAACCTCTTCTCGGCTTCAGACATTTATGTCGTTTATTGACGAGAAGGAAGAATCGAAACACCGGTCAAAAAGAAGGCAACTCGAAATGATCTCAAGGAGAGGTGAAGAGATCAATTCCATGGAAACAACCAATTCAAGAAGAACAAATCTGGAATCAACTTCAGATAGCGGTTTTGATTATGGCAATCAAGTTTAA
- the LOC136208541 gene encoding tRNA-splicing endonuclease subunit Sen2-1-like isoform X1 translates to MAPRWKGKSAEAKALEDPMSKIVSQLSSSLTQSNTRGLLTGCSVLIAVEPEQTELLTRACFGRPIINASKDKQWFQLGTEEAFYLQYYLKCLKIVDDDDCEKSSDELWKYMKSKTKTFPDLFKAYSHLRKKNWVVRPGSQYGVDFVAYRHHPSFVHSEYAVIVSSEEDSNGRLRVWSDFYCTIRLCGSVAKTLLVVNISKHGNGDPSPLCLDGYSVQEHIITRWSSEQSREDQTSSENRTKSRPNEKAKAPSSIVRERTPTILKDEEQESGFVEIENFKNEFDVRDDDKDDYK, encoded by the exons ATGGCCCCAAGATGGAAAGGAAAGAGCGCAGAAGCAAAAGCACTTGAAGATCCAATGTCGAAGATTGTTTCACAGCTTTCTTCTTCTCTAACTCAATCAAATACTCGTGGATTACTCACCGGATGCAGTGTACTGATCGCAGTAGAACCCGAGCAGACTGAACTTCTTACTCGTGCATGTTTCGGCCGGCCAATCATAAATGCTTCGAAAGATAAACAATGGTTTCAATTAGGTACGGAAGAAGCATTTTACTTACAATATTACTTAAAATGCCTGAAAAttgttgatgatgatgattgcgAGAAGAGTTCTGATGAGCTATGGAAGTATATGAAATCAAAGACGAAAACTTTCCCTGATTTATTCAAAGCTTATTCTCATCTCCGGAAGAAAAACTGGGTTGTGAGGCCAGGATCACAGTATGGTGTGGATTTCGTTGCTTATCGTCATCATCCGTCTTTTGTTCATTCTGAATATGCTGTTATTGTTTCATCAGAAGAAGATAGTAATGGGAGATTGAGAGTTTGGTCTGATTTTTATTGCACGATTCGACTTTGCGGAAGTGTTGCAAAAACTTTGTTAGTTGTTAATATCAGTAAACATGGAAATGGTGATCCTTCTCCATTGTGTTTGGATGGATACTCTGTTCAAGAGCATATAATCACTAGATGGAGTTCAGAACAAAGCCGTGAGGATCAAACCAGCTCTGAAAACAGAACCaa GTCTAGGCCAAACGAGAAGGCGAAAGCACCATCTTCTATTGTTCGAGAAAGAACTCCGACAATTCTTAAAGATGAGGAACAAGAATCTGGCTTTGTAGAGATTGagaattttaaaaatgaatttgatgttAGAGATGATGACAAGGATGATTATAAGTGA
- the LOC136208541 gene encoding tRNA-splicing endonuclease subunit Sen2-1-like isoform X2: protein MAPRWKGKSAEAKALEDPMSKIVSQLSSSLTQSNTRGLLTGCSVLIAVEPEQTELLTRACFGRPIINASKDKQWFQLGTEEAFYLQYYLKCLKIVDDDDCEKSSDELWKYMKSKTKTFPDLFKAYSHLRKKNWVVRPGSQYGVDFVAYRHHPSFVHSEYAVIVSSEEDSNGRLRVWSDFYCTIRLCGSVAKTLLVVNISKHGNGDPSPLCLDGYSVQEHIITRWSSEQSREDQTSSENRTNVELFFRRTSPTVSSPQ, encoded by the exons ATGGCCCCAAGATGGAAAGGAAAGAGCGCAGAAGCAAAAGCACTTGAAGATCCAATGTCGAAGATTGTTTCACAGCTTTCTTCTTCTCTAACTCAATCAAATACTCGTGGATTACTCACCGGATGCAGTGTACTGATCGCAGTAGAACCCGAGCAGACTGAACTTCTTACTCGTGCATGTTTCGGCCGGCCAATCATAAATGCTTCGAAAGATAAACAATGGTTTCAATTAGGTACGGAAGAAGCATTTTACTTACAATATTACTTAAAATGCCTGAAAAttgttgatgatgatgattgcgAGAAGAGTTCTGATGAGCTATGGAAGTATATGAAATCAAAGACGAAAACTTTCCCTGATTTATTCAAAGCTTATTCTCATCTCCGGAAGAAAAACTGGGTTGTGAGGCCAGGATCACAGTATGGTGTGGATTTCGTTGCTTATCGTCATCATCCGTCTTTTGTTCATTCTGAATATGCTGTTATTGTTTCATCAGAAGAAGATAGTAATGGGAGATTGAGAGTTTGGTCTGATTTTTATTGCACGATTCGACTTTGCGGAAGTGTTGCAAAAACTTTGTTAGTTGTTAATATCAGTAAACATGGAAATGGTGATCCTTCTCCATTGTGTTTGGATGGATACTCTGTTCAAGAGCATATAATCACTAGATGGAGTTCAGAACAAAGCCGTGAGGATCAAACCAGCTCTGAAAACAGAACCaa cGTCGAGCTATTTTTCCGCAGGACCTCCCCTACAGTATCTTCACCGCAGTAG